In Allocoprobacillus halotolerans, a genomic segment contains:
- a CDS encoding pyrimidine-nucleoside phosphorylase, with protein MRMVDLIEKKKEGKKHTPEEIHFIIQGYTHNDIPDYQMSAWLMAVCFQGLDKEETAILTKEMMHSGDVIDLSRIQGIKVDKHSTGGVGDKTSMVLGPIVAACGVPVAKMSGRGLGHTGGTLDKLESIPGLHIMIDEDDFVKQVNDCGLAIIGQSGHLDPADKKMYALRDVTATVSCIPLIASSIMSKKLAAGSDAILLDVKYGDGAFMKTKEEAKELARTMIEIGDSLGKDTRATISNMSQPLGYAIGNILEVKEAVDTLNGHGPEDLLELCLQAGSHMLLQAKKTDSLITARKMLQDVIESKQALRTFCAMVKAQGGDEAYIRHPEMFPKAKDVIPVYSLKTGYIKDLKAKPLGIVSMKLGGGRETTEDEIDYSVGLVLHKKIGDFVKKGEVLVEVHTNNGLSQELEQDILNAYELTDEFVKKPLLIEEVLS; from the coding sequence ATGCGAATGGTTGATTTAATTGAAAAGAAAAAAGAAGGTAAAAAACATACTCCGGAAGAAATTCATTTTATTATACAAGGCTATACCCATAATGATATTCCTGATTATCAGATGAGTGCATGGCTGATGGCTGTTTGTTTTCAAGGATTAGATAAAGAAGAAACAGCCATTTTAACAAAAGAAATGATGCATAGTGGTGATGTGATTGATTTAAGTCGTATTCAAGGTATTAAAGTCGATAAGCATAGTACGGGTGGTGTTGGTGATAAAACATCAATGGTTTTAGGACCAATTGTTGCTGCTTGTGGTGTACCCGTTGCAAAAATGAGTGGTAGAGGACTGGGACATACAGGAGGAACATTGGATAAACTAGAATCTATACCAGGACTTCATATTATGATTGATGAAGATGATTTTGTAAAACAAGTCAATGACTGTGGTCTAGCAATTATTGGGCAAAGTGGACATTTAGATCCAGCGGATAAAAAAATGTATGCCCTACGTGATGTCACAGCAACTGTTTCTTGTATTCCTTTGATTGCTTCCTCCATTATGTCTAAAAAACTAGCGGCTGGTAGTGATGCAATTTTATTGGATGTCAAATATGGTGATGGTGCTTTTATGAAAACTAAAGAAGAAGCAAAAGAATTAGCCCGTACAATGATTGAGATTGGTGATTCTTTAGGTAAAGATACGCGTGCTACGATTTCTAATATGAGTCAGCCTTTAGGTTATGCGATTGGCAATATTCTAGAAGTTAAAGAAGCAGTGGATACACTAAATGGACATGGACCAGAAGATTTGTTGGAACTCTGTTTACAAGCAGGTAGTCATATGTTGCTTCAAGCCAAAAAAACGGATTCATTAATAACAGCCAGAAAAATGTTGCAAGATGTCATTGAGAGTAAACAGGCATTAAGAACTTTTTGTGCGATGGTCAAAGCACAAGGAGGTGACGAGGCTTATATTCGTCATCCTGAAATGTTTCCAAAAGCAAAAGATGTTATTCCTGTATACAGTTTAAAGACAGGTTATATCAAAGATTTAAAAGCCAAACCTTTAGGAATTGTCAGTATGAAATTAGGTGGGGGACGTGAAACAACTGAGGATGAGATTGATTATAGTGTAGGTTTAGTCCTTCATAAAAAAATTGGTGACTTTGTGAAAAAAGGTGAAGTGTTAGTAGAGGTGCATACTAACAATGGACTTTCCCAAGAATTAGAACAAGATATTTTAAATGCTTATGAATTAACTGATGAATTTGTGAAAAAACCATTATTGATTGAGGAAGTTTTATCATGA
- a CDS encoding HAD family hydrolase codes for MGKFLFFDIDGTLVGKSKMVTEKTKQAIQQARQNGHRAFLCTGRAPTSLVGDIREIAFDGAICSAGGFVIVDGEYIFENFMNQYILSEVMTLFINNHILFTLETKEALYQTPGVNEFFDQKHQKDCENNLELMRFFQLRRMGENRLPIKDFDILKTGVTKVCFIAPNKQSFYDCVPFLEEFFNIVTFSKEEDDFINGEIILKYCTKADGILKVVNHFKGQMKDTIGFGDSMNDYQMLQEVETGVVYEGASDNLKALGKYFFTDPDQDGIYKVMKEMGLID; via the coding sequence ATGGGAAAATTTTTATTTTTTGATATTGATGGGACATTAGTTGGAAAGTCTAAAATGGTGACTGAAAAAACAAAACAGGCGATTCAACAAGCAAGACAAAATGGGCATCGCGCCTTTTTATGTACTGGACGTGCACCAACTTCACTTGTTGGTGATATTCGTGAAATTGCTTTTGATGGAGCAATTTGCTCTGCTGGTGGATTTGTGATTGTTGATGGTGAGTATATCTTTGAAAACTTTATGAATCAATATATTTTATCAGAAGTGATGACTTTATTTATCAATAATCATATTTTGTTTACATTAGAAACTAAAGAAGCGCTCTATCAGACACCTGGTGTTAATGAATTTTTTGATCAAAAACATCAAAAAGACTGTGAAAACAATTTAGAATTAATGCGTTTTTTCCAGTTAAGACGTATGGGAGAAAATCGTTTACCAATTAAAGATTTTGATATTTTAAAAACAGGTGTCACTAAAGTTTGTTTTATTGCACCGAATAAACAAAGTTTTTATGATTGTGTTCCTTTTTTAGAAGAGTTCTTTAATATTGTGACTTTCTCTAAGGAAGAAGATGATTTTATTAATGGTGAAATTATTTTAAAATATTGTACCAAAGCAGATGGTATTTTAAAAGTTGTCAATCATTTTAAAGGACAAATGAAAGATACAATTGGTTTTGGGGATAGTATGAATGATTATCAAATGCTTCAAGAAGTGGAAACTGGTGTGGTCTATGAAGGTGCATCAGATAATTTAAAGGCATTAGGAAAATATTTCTTTACTGATCCAGATCAAGATGGTATTTATAAAGTGATGAAAGAAATGGGATTAATTGATTAA
- a CDS encoding MurR/RpiR family transcriptional regulator, translating to MDIVLSRILKYLNGCLDDDHMYRIGLFVVHHYVEMEDYSLQRVMDEGNFTKDDILDFCKHLGFDTYEEFQSELVGDYMLRVSQIRARMLGVSASQLIEQLDSSYDKEAFVKELELICELIFKNKRVIVIGALYPTSIAVEFQTDFITFGKEVIQYHHFEKDFQFKKDDVVIFMSATGRTLNDYLKESADQNIHSANIVLMTQNVKYKKNNDLGANYVLQVPGRFDGIQFNYQIMMIFDILRIYYYTKYYI from the coding sequence ATGGATATTGTTTTATCAAGAATTTTAAAGTATTTAAATGGCTGTTTAGATGATGATCATATGTATCGTATTGGTTTGTTTGTTGTTCATCATTATGTTGAAATGGAAGATTATTCTTTGCAAAGAGTGATGGATGAAGGAAACTTTACAAAAGATGATATTTTAGATTTTTGTAAGCATTTAGGATTTGATACTTATGAAGAGTTTCAAAGTGAATTGGTTGGGGATTATATGCTTCGTGTGTCTCAGATTCGTGCAAGGATGCTTGGTGTTTCAGCCTCACAATTGATTGAACAATTAGATTCTTCTTATGATAAAGAAGCTTTTGTCAAAGAGTTGGAATTGATTTGTGAATTGATTTTCAAAAATAAACGTGTAATTGTGATAGGAGCGTTGTATCCAACAAGTATTGCAGTGGAATTTCAGACAGATTTCATTACTTTTGGCAAAGAAGTTATTCAATATCATCATTTTGAAAAAGATTTTCAATTTAAAAAAGATGATGTCGTTATTTTCATGAGTGCAACCGGAAGAACTTTAAATGATTATCTCAAAGAAAGTGCTGACCAGAATATTCATAGTGCTAATATTGTATTAATGACACAAAATGTAAAATATAAAAAGAATAATGATTTAGGTGCCAATTATGTCCTTCAAGTACCAGGACGTTTTGATGGTATTCAGTTCAATTATCAGATAATGATGATTTTTGATATTTTACGTATCTATTATTATACAAAATATTATATTTAG
- a CDS encoding HAD family hydrolase, producing the protein MDVKAIMCDVDGTLLTSEGIVSPMTVEMIKKAREKGILFGLSTGRDVHSVKTLLKTWGIDGLVDAIVGTGGAEIYDYTLQVEKSSYPLAGELIQDVMRHFEDMDVNFAIPYQGILYAPKDDEHIQMLSVADKVPYKVVDFDEFLKESRPKLIIICHPEEMDQVVARSQTFSNDQYKSASLKTASELFEYMDPRVTKTHGLQEVMAMHGIDMQQLCTFGDADNDYDMTLHAGVGVVMANGSEKTKSVADYITDDHNHDGIGQFIKKYIL; encoded by the coding sequence ATGGATGTAAAAGCAATTATGTGTGATGTGGATGGAACTCTTCTAACAAGTGAAGGAATTGTTTCACCAATGACTGTAGAAATGATTAAAAAAGCAAGAGAAAAAGGTATTTTATTTGGTTTATCAACTGGACGTGATGTGCATAGTGTCAAAACACTTTTAAAAACATGGGGTATTGATGGTTTGGTTGATGCGATTGTTGGAACGGGTGGTGCTGAGATTTATGATTATACCCTTCAGGTAGAAAAATCAAGCTATCCATTAGCTGGTGAATTAATCCAAGATGTAATGCGTCATTTTGAAGATATGGATGTCAATTTTGCAATTCCTTATCAAGGTATTTTATATGCACCAAAAGATGATGAACATATTCAAATGTTATCAGTGGCTGATAAAGTACCTTATAAAGTTGTGGATTTTGATGAATTTTTAAAAGAATCACGACCAAAATTAATTATTATTTGTCATCCTGAAGAAATGGATCAAGTCGTTGCCAGAAGTCAGACTTTCTCAAATGATCAATATAAATCAGCTTCTTTAAAAACAGCGAGTGAATTATTTGAATATATGGATCCAAGAGTGACAAAAACGCACGGCTTACAGGAAGTCATGGCTATGCATGGCATTGACATGCAACAGCTTTGTACATTTGGTGATGCTGATAATGATTATGATATGACTCTTCATGCTGGTGTAGGTGTTGTTATGGCTAATGGAAGTGAGAAAACAAAAAGTGTTGCTGATTATATCACTGATGATCATAATCATGATGGAATAGGTCAATTTATAAAAAAATATATTTTATAA
- a CDS encoding methylglyoxal synthase yields the protein MNIAFIAHDRKKDEMITFVKEYEEFLKHHQLYATGTTGLKIMENTGLKVQCFLSGRYGGTIQMEG from the coding sequence ATGAATATAGCATTCATTGCACATGATCGAAAAAAGGATGAAATGATTACATTTGTTAAAGAGTATGAAGAGTTTTTAAAACATCATCAGCTTTATGCAACAGGCACAACAGGACTTAAGATTATGGAAAATACTGGATTAAAAGTTCAATGCTTTTTATCTGGTCGTTATGGCGGCACTATACAAATGGAAGGATAA
- a CDS encoding AIM24 family protein — translation MKYEIQGTPFPVVICYLEKGEKMISDSGAMAWMDPCMKMETSSGGIGKAFGRMFSGETMFLNIYEATEAGKIAFGSSFPGEIKKYDIAPGQEIVVQKSSVLVCEESVERSVFFNKKVSTGLFGGEGFVMSRLSGQGVAFIEIDGATIEYQLNPGEQIIVDSGNLALMDATCQLATQSVPGMKNKLLGGEGFFNTVITGPGRVVLQTMPISTVAKSIIPFIPTGK, via the coding sequence ATGAAGTATGAAATTCAAGGAACACCTTTCCCAGTTGTGATTTGTTATTTAGAAAAAGGTGAAAAAATGATTAGTGATAGTGGAGCTATGGCTTGGATGGATCCATGTATGAAAATGGAAACATCAAGTGGTGGTATTGGTAAAGCCTTTGGAAGAATGTTTTCAGGAGAAACAATGTTTTTAAATATTTATGAAGCAACGGAAGCTGGAAAGATTGCTTTTGGTTCATCTTTTCCAGGGGAAATTAAAAAGTATGATATAGCCCCTGGACAAGAAATCGTTGTGCAAAAATCTTCAGTGCTTGTATGCGAGGAATCAGTAGAAAGAAGTGTTTTCTTTAATAAAAAAGTATCAACAGGACTTTTTGGTGGTGAAGGTTTTGTCATGAGTCGTTTATCAGGGCAAGGAGTTGCTTTTATTGAAATAGATGGTGCAACAATAGAATATCAGTTAAATCCAGGTGAGCAGATTATTGTCGATTCTGGTAATTTAGCTTTGATGGATGCCACTTGTCAATTAGCAACACAAAGTGTACCAGGAATGAAAAATAAGTTATTAGGTGGTGAAGGATTCTTCAATACTGTCATTACCGGTCCAGGACGTGTTGTTTTACAAACAATGCCAATATCTACAGTTGCGAAAAGTATTATTCCTTTTATTCCAACTGGAAAATAA
- a CDS encoding DUF1848 domain-containing protein, with the protein MILNISGRSDIVAFYSDWLFQRIKEGYVYVRNPYYPTQVSKYLINQDIIDGIVFCTKNPHPLLTRLEELSSYPSFFYITITPYDQCIEPFVPHYDQVIQDVQQLSLKVGHQAIGIRYDPIFLNEDYTIEKHIFYFEDILSKLQGYSHRCVLSFIDLYQKTKRNFPGIQEVSFKDQQIIIKAFVEIAKKYQFELQMCGEPYDFSKYGVINRSCLTPQLLKEIIGYDMVIPSSKSLRKYCHCYPSRDIGEYNTCPHGCLYCYANENKQQVWQNYRRHDPFSPLLIGHVHHDDVVKQAKQKSDKNIQLSLDL; encoded by the coding sequence ATGATTTTAAATATCAGTGGTCGCAGTGACATTGTTGCTTTTTATAGCGATTGGTTATTTCAACGCATTAAAGAAGGATATGTTTATGTTAGGAATCCTTATTATCCAACACAAGTTTCTAAATATCTGATTAATCAAGATATCATAGATGGTATTGTTTTTTGTACGAAAAACCCTCATCCACTTTTGACACGTTTAGAAGAACTTTCGTCTTATCCTTCTTTCTTCTATATAACAATCACACCTTATGATCAGTGTATTGAGCCATTTGTTCCTCATTACGATCAAGTTATTCAAGATGTTCAACAATTATCCTTAAAAGTCGGACATCAGGCAATTGGTATTCGTTATGATCCAATCTTTTTAAATGAGGACTATACGATTGAAAAGCACATATTTTATTTTGAAGATATTTTATCAAAGTTACAAGGATATAGTCATCGCTGTGTTTTAAGTTTTATTGATTTATATCAAAAAACAAAAAGAAACTTCCCTGGGATTCAGGAAGTTTCTTTCAAAGATCAACAAATCATTATCAAAGCATTTGTAGAAATTGCGAAAAAATATCAGTTTGAACTACAAATGTGCGGGGAACCTTATGATTTTTCTAAGTATGGTGTTATTAATCGAAGTTGTTTAACCCCACAGCTTTTAAAAGAAATAATTGGCTATGATATGGTTATACCATCATCCAAATCATTAAGAAAGTATTGCCATTGTTATCCAAGTCGTGATATTGGTGAATATAATACATGTCCACATGGATGTTTATATTGTTATGCTAATGAAAATAAGCAGCAAGTATGGCAGAATTATCGTCGCCATGATCCTTTTTCCCCATTATTGATTGGACATGTCCATCATGATGATGTGGTTAAACAAGCAAAACAAAAAAGTGATAAAAATATACAGTTATCATTGGATTTATAA
- a CDS encoding cyclophilin-like fold protein produces the protein MKNGRKIFIVTAIFILLITTYLIIVNHQKVNKQEEIQDIHKEDTHNMKRQISIINHHITILFELNDSQASQDLYNQLPLEVNVENFSDNEKMFYPEKLNTTNTPLADAKKGTLCYYVPWGDVVMFYKDYGMGSQLYELGECISGKDDIEKLSGVIKVEKAD, from the coding sequence TTGAAAAATGGACGAAAGATTTTTATAGTTACAGCAATATTTATACTTTTGATAACAACTTATTTGATTATTGTAAATCATCAAAAAGTCAATAAACAAGAAGAAATACAAGATATACATAAGGAGGATACTCACAATATGAAAAGACAAATTTCAATAATAAATCATCATATTACAATTCTTTTTGAATTAAATGACAGCCAGGCATCACAAGATTTATACAATCAATTACCATTAGAAGTCAATGTAGAAAATTTTAGTGATAATGAAAAGATGTTTTATCCTGAAAAATTGAATACGACGAATACGCCACTTGCTGATGCGAAAAAAGGAACACTTTGTTATTATGTACCATGGGGTGATGTCGTTATGTTTTATAAAGATTATGGAATGGGAAGTCAGTTGTATGAACTGGGAGAATGTATTTCTGGTAAAGATGATATTGAAAAATTATCAGGTGTTATCAAAGTAGAAAAAGCAGATTAA
- a CDS encoding IS1634 family transposase encodes MAYFLKKTHRNGRTYLSIVESYYSPQKRCGAHRTFKSLASVESWKAKGIEDPIAHFQKEVDALNDEISNSQALKISESSPELYLGYFPFVSLLNKMNIKKFVDYFNISNSFEFDLYELLSSLVFARLVNPCSKHKTFHEVLPQLKDPVHFSYDQLLDGLAFMGNDYGKFIEIFNEQMKKVYHINTSKTYFDCTNFYFEIDKEDDFRRKGPSKENRKDPIVSLGLLLDANQIPIGMKLFPGNESEKPVLRDVIHDLKKKNQISGKTIHVADKGLNCTQNIAFSKENGDGYLFSKSVKTLPEKEKIWVLLNNEDWKEIKNDNGTLLYRYKSCIDKFPYHIEIDGKKKTIYFTEKRVVTYNPKLASKKRYEISKQVEKARSLCYSQAKRAEYGDLGKYVNFTNENGEKAKATINEDIIEKELELAGYNLLITSETNMKSTDIYNTYHNLWRIEESFRIMKSDLDARPVFLQKENSIKGHFLICYLAVLLERIFQFKILNNKYSTQEIMKFVKSFKIVKGESKYINVTTSSKFIKDFEQMTKLPLTNYYLTERQVKQIFRYKI; translated from the coding sequence ATGGCTTATTTTCTTAAAAAAACTCATCGTAATGGGCGTACTTATCTTTCTATCGTGGAAAGTTACTATTCCCCTCAAAAACGCTGCGGAGCTCATCGCACCTTTAAATCTCTCGCTTCTGTCGAATCTTGGAAAGCCAAAGGAATCGAGGATCCTATCGCTCATTTCCAAAAAGAAGTCGATGCTCTTAATGATGAAATTTCTAACAGTCAGGCTCTCAAAATTTCTGAATCATCTCCTGAACTTTATTTAGGATATTTTCCTTTTGTTTCTTTATTGAATAAAATGAACATCAAAAAGTTTGTTGACTATTTCAATATTTCCAATTCCTTTGAATTCGATCTGTATGAATTGCTTTCCTCTCTTGTTTTTGCCCGACTTGTGAATCCCTGCAGTAAGCATAAGACTTTTCACGAGGTTCTTCCCCAGCTGAAGGATCCTGTCCATTTTTCTTATGACCAACTTTTAGACGGTCTTGCCTTCATGGGCAATGATTACGGCAAGTTCATCGAGATTTTTAATGAGCAGATGAAGAAAGTCTATCATATCAATACTTCAAAGACTTATTTTGATTGTACCAATTTCTATTTTGAAATCGACAAGGAAGATGATTTTAGAAGAAAGGGGCCATCAAAAGAAAACAGAAAAGACCCTATTGTGAGTTTGGGGCTATTGCTCGATGCCAATCAAATCCCTATTGGCATGAAGCTGTTTCCTGGTAATGAAAGTGAAAAGCCAGTCTTAAGAGATGTGATTCATGATCTTAAAAAGAAAAACCAAATTTCAGGAAAAACTATACATGTAGCTGACAAGGGATTGAACTGCACTCAAAACATTGCTTTTTCTAAAGAAAATGGAGATGGCTATTTATTCTCCAAATCTGTCAAGACTCTCCCTGAAAAAGAAAAGATATGGGTATTGTTGAATAATGAAGACTGGAAAGAAATAAAAAATGATAATGGTACATTATTATACAGATATAAGTCATGCATTGACAAATTTCCTTATCATATAGAAATTGATGGGAAAAAGAAGACTATATATTTTACTGAGAAACGAGTAGTGACTTATAATCCAAAGCTTGCATCTAAAAAAAGATATGAAATCAGCAAACAGGTTGAAAAGGCAAGAAGCCTATGTTACAGTCAGGCAAAAAGAGCCGAATATGGAGATCTAGGAAAATACGTTAATTTCACTAATGAAAATGGAGAAAAAGCAAAGGCAACAATCAATGAAGACATCATAGAAAAAGAACTTGAACTGGCAGGTTATAATTTATTGATCACATCAGAAACAAATATGAAGTCAACAGACATCTACAATACCTATCACAATTTATGGAGGATAGAAGAATCATTTAGAATAATGAAATCCGATTTGGATGCCAGACCAGTATTCCTTCAAAAAGAAAACAGTATAAAGGGACATTTTTTGATATGTTACCTGGCAGTATTATTGGAAAGAATATTCCAATTCAAAATCTTGAACAATAAATATAGTACACAGGAAATTATGAAATTTGTAAAAAGTTTTAAGATAGTCAAGGGAGAAAGTAAATATATCAACGTAACAACATCAAGCAAGTTCATAAAAGACTTTGAGCAAATGACAAAATTACCGTTAACAAATTATTACTTGACAGAAAGGCAAGTAAAACAAATATTCAGGTACAAAATATAA
- a CDS encoding DDE-type integrase/transposase/recombinase yields the protein MIKSIPHSVEYHLNSSDFIYHLEQVTIHLDWMIDFFDKYINPTLKKEFKKLKKSNKNDHTIPYADFKIDEPPVFKKEAPVQLSFEDILRNALKDGRPIKPVNRRNNNFDFKGVCPFCGAPHEYIYDNNSRGQFMCKVCCQTFSLKISLSGETGIFCPHCGKKLDMKHDRQGYLVFVCPSMKCPYYIKNKKLVDEGKGEHLLTSSNQYRLRYHYRDFKFNLDSLKKAEENITTPVNLSRIHFDHRILGLALTYYVNYGLSSRKTALIIREVHGFKISHQTVINYATTVSRLVKPLVDRYPYRLGSILFGDETYIKIRGKNHYVFFWSDPKTKIITSYTIYPVRDTKCACTSIYECLSHYSEIPDDMTLITDGNPIYNAAQVFFEINGIKFDLHQVIGVKNLDEESQKYRPFKQIEERLNRTYKQNYQGTNGYDRLECANSYMVLFVCFFNFLRRHSALNYKTPVDDGLFKKDMLMPDRWLQLIEYSSQYHAA from the coding sequence TTGATAAAGTCTATCCCTCATTCTGTTGAGTATCATCTTAATTCCTCTGATTTTATTTATCACCTTGAGCAGGTGACAATCCATCTCGACTGGATGATTGATTTCTTTGATAAATACATCAATCCCACTCTTAAAAAAGAGTTTAAGAAATTAAAGAAATCCAATAAGAATGATCATACCATTCCTTATGCCGACTTTAAAATTGACGAGCCTCCTGTCTTCAAAAAGGAAGCACCTGTTCAGCTGAGTTTTGAAGATATTCTTAGAAATGCATTAAAGGATGGTCGTCCTATCAAGCCTGTCAACAGAAGAAACAATAATTTTGACTTTAAGGGTGTCTGCCCTTTTTGTGGTGCTCCTCATGAATATATCTATGACAACAATAGTCGCGGTCAATTCATGTGCAAGGTATGCTGCCAGACATTTTCCCTGAAGATCTCTCTTTCCGGTGAAACGGGCATCTTCTGTCCTCATTGTGGCAAAAAGCTTGATATGAAGCACGACCGCCAGGGATATCTTGTTTTTGTATGCCCAAGCATGAAATGCCCCTATTACATCAAAAACAAAAAGCTTGTCGATGAAGGAAAGGGAGAACACCTTCTGACTTCAAGCAATCAGTACAGGCTTCGCTATCACTATCGTGACTTCAAGTTCAATCTTGACAGTCTTAAAAAGGCTGAAGAAAACATCACAACTCCTGTCAATCTTTCAAGAATTCATTTTGATCACAGAATCCTTGGATTGGCATTGACCTATTACGTCAACTATGGTCTTTCTTCAAGAAAGACTGCACTGATCATCAGGGAAGTCCATGGCTTTAAAATATCACACCAGACAGTCATCAACTATGCGACAACTGTATCACGTCTGGTCAAGCCTCTTGTTGACAGGTATCCATACAGGCTTGGCTCCATATTGTTCGGCGATGAAACCTATATTAAGATAAGAGGCAAGAATCATTACGTGTTCTTCTGGTCTGATCCCAAGACAAAGATCATCACTTCTTACACAATTTATCCCGTAAGAGATACAAAATGTGCCTGTACATCTATTTATGAGTGTCTAAGTCATTACAGTGAAATCCCAGATGACATGACTCTTATAACAGATGGGAATCCAATCTATAATGCAGCACAGGTTTTCTTTGAAATCAATGGAATCAAGTTTGACTTGCATCAGGTCATCGGTGTAAAGAATCTTGATGAGGAATCACAGAAATACAGACCTTTCAAGCAGATTGAGGAGCGCCTCAACAGGACATACAAGCAAAACTATCAGGGAACAAATGGCTATGACAGGCTTGAATGTGCAAATAGTTATATGGTCCTGTTTGTATGCTTCTTCAATTTCTTAAGAAGGCATTCAGCACTGAACTATAAGACGCCTGTTGATGACGGTCTGTTCAAAAAGGATATGCTTATGCCTGACAGATGGCTGCAACTTATCGAGTACAGCTCACAATATCACGCAGCATAG
- a CDS encoding transposase, which yields MSYFTTDLYETKREIVNFSNKLSDSLDKPAAKFVMDMMFGLARSQSVLLSDIARALDENIKLNYTIDRLSNHLAQFDDEAMNQMKSNYNDMVIKHLSEDRIILLDNSEIIKKYGRKFEDLCMVRDASSLKDDIYPGYHVCEATALTQDQHHPISLYSHIYSTESEGFKSMNDETIKSIKYVKSLIPERCTFVCDRGYDANVFYDYFIDENHNADDFIIRLKENRTLLFKGKPKKVGEIAKRRKGKIKMNMYFSKEDSEVYVSHTRVELPSQKGRILNLVIVYGLSEEKPMMLLTNREIRNKRDVHKIVRAYMSRWRIEEKFRFKKNQYGFENIRVRTMKSINVLNTILMMHIGHITLLAEKVDKKLLVIKMIERSKSLKGKRYYWCYQISKGIQEILKYAQKGIKEFQNIREKQEYRQLQLKL from the coding sequence ATGAGTTATTTTACCACAGATCTATATGAAACGAAAAGAGAAATTGTCAATTTTTCTAATAAATTATCAGACAGTCTTGATAAACCTGCTGCCAAGTTTGTCATGGACATGATGTTTGGTCTTGCAAGAAGTCAAAGTGTTCTACTTAGCGATATTGCCAGAGCTCTTGATGAAAATATCAAGCTCAATTATACAATTGACAGATTATCCAATCATTTGGCTCAATTTGATGATGAAGCAATGAACCAAATGAAATCCAATTATAATGATATGGTTATCAAGCATCTTAGCGAAGACAGGATCATTTTACTTGATAACAGTGAAATCATCAAAAAATATGGAAGAAAATTTGAAGATCTTTGTATGGTCAGGGATGCTTCCTCACTTAAGGATGACATTTATCCTGGATACCATGTATGTGAGGCAACTGCCCTCACACAGGATCAACATCATCCAATATCTTTGTATAGCCATATCTATTCAACTGAAAGTGAAGGATTCAAGTCAATGAACGATGAAACAATAAAGAGCATAAAATATGTCAAATCTCTCATTCCTGAAAGATGTACATTTGTATGTGACAGAGGATATGATGCCAATGTATTTTATGATTACTTCATAGATGAAAATCATAATGCAGATGATTTCATCATCAGACTCAAAGAAAATAGAACATTATTGTTTAAAGGGAAGCCAAAGAAAGTAGGAGAAATCGCCAAAAGAAGAAAAGGCAAGATTAAGATGAACATGTATTTTTCTAAGGAAGACAGTGAAGTCTATGTATCACATACGAGAGTGGAACTGCCATCACAAAAGGGAAGGATATTAAATCTAGTCATTGTGTATGGATTAAGTGAAGAAAAACCGATGATGCTTTTAACGAATAGAGAGATCAGGAATAAAAGAGATGTGCATAAGATAGTGAGGGCATATATGTCAAGGTGGCGAATCGAGGAGAAATTCAGATTCAAAAAGAATCAGTATGGTTTTGAAAATATAAGAGTAAGGACAATGAAATCAATAAATGTATTGAATACGATATTGATGATGCATATAGGGCATATAACACTGTTGGCAGAGAAAGTAGACAAGAAATTACTGGTCATAAAGATGATAGAGAGAAGCAAATCGCTTAAAGGAAAGAGATATTACTGGTGCTATCAGATCAGTAAAGGGATACAGGAAATATTAAAATATGCACAAAAGGGAATCAAGGAGTTTCAAAATATAAGAGAGAAGCAGGAATACAGGCAGCTACAACTGAAACTATAA